AAAATGAAACGGCGGCCCGACTTGTCGCGGGGCTTCACAAAAGCGACGATTCGTGAAGGTCGTCGCTCACCTGCAGCGACGGTCTCCGCAGCGTGCCGCCTTCCATGCCGACGAGTTTCACCCCCTTCACGCACTTTCTGGGACCGACGCTGGCGGGCGGGTTCTCTTGAGCGTTTGCATTATACTCCATGTTGCTCCTGTCGACGATGCTGATCCGGTCGTTGTTCCGCGTCTTATCGCTGCTCGGCCCGAGCTCGCAGCCCACTTTGGCGTAGGAGGGAGCGCACGGAGCGATCGGAGTCGCCGGGATCCCGATCGACCGGGTGGGCGAGAGGATCTGGGGACCGATCGTGGGACTGCGCAGATTTCTCACCGCGAGGATTTGATCTCTGCACGCGTCGTTCTGTAGCGGCAGTATCGGCGTGTACAACGGACTCGCCATGGAGACGTGCCGCGCCGGCGTCGGCACCGCGCTACGCAGATTCTGCTGACTCGGCATATTGTGGTTCGCACGTGGCATGATCGTCCCGATGTTCTTCATTTTCGGCGAGGCGAGATTGCTGACGATCATCGCGTCGCCGTCGCCACGATCGGTCGCGTCCTCGTGGCCGCAGGTTCTTTCATCGTCATAAACGTATGTGCCGACGCCGTCGCAGGAGTCTATGCCCGACGTCGATTTCTGAAAAGATGGGTGTGTCATCGATTGACTGAAAGTGTGAAGCGAAGGACAGTTAACTTGCAATTCGCAATTACCGAAGATGAATCCATGAGAGCGGCGCCGGAGCTGCTTTGCACAACGCCCGACGATTCTTTGGACTTCCCGGGCGAGTAGATATTCAGCACGTCGCAGCATTGTGGAAAGTATCCTTTTCCGAGCAGAGTTCTGGCGAGGAAACTGGTGAAGAGCTGAGTGAAGAGGGCGATTATCATGACGGCGGTGCGAAAGGGAAACTTCTGAGTGCGCGTCCTCTTATCGTAGAAAGGATATTCGATCAGCGGAAGTATGCCGAGGCCTCTTTCACCGCCTGAAAGCATTCACGCGTTTACTTATGAAACCCTAGTAGATTTCTAGAGGATATTTCAGTTATCTGAGAAGACGTTTTTacgcttaaaattaaaagaatttgaaagaaatattaaaaaaattgcaagaaGTTAAGAATGTTTTTCAATTCTTTAagtaattaagtaataaaaattcaaaatgtatctaaaaaatataaacgatagaacaaagagagagaaaagagtcTTTAAGCATTGTGTGACATTTCTTATTTGTTgtgttgtttatattatttgagtGATGTTTGATAATTAAGAATTGTAACTAACCACCGAGACGCAGGACGATAGCGATGAAATAGCCCGCTAGACAGCCGTAAGTATCCACCATACTAGGCCAATGAATAACGGCTAATAATTGCGGAAACAGAACGACGTAGACGAGATCGGAGCACAAGTACCTTCGAACAAAAGTGCGGTGTATTTTAGTACATCGATCGTTACAATTATTAGAtctaaaattcgtaattaacAAGCGAACTAATTTTTCGAATAGGCACTCAAAGTaatgtcaaaaaataaaaacagaaaattaagaaaaggaCGAAGTTGAGTGAACAAGATGCAGCTGAAAAATTTTCTACCGActattaacttaaaaataatttaatcttttttcaaattcgCTTGTACGCGAAGTCATTGCGAAAATTATCGGGACATAATAGACACATAGCGCAAGTAGATACAtgccataaaaaaaatgaagagaaACGTGTTTACTTACGAAAGGTAGTAAACGCTGCTGACCGTGAGGGCGACGAGAGTGGACAGGATAGAAACCGCGATTACGGAAATTCTCAGGACCCAGTTTAGCTCGCGCTCGGACGCCTGTAACGAAAACGAGGCTTCAATGACGTTTGTTGGCGCCAATCGTTTGTCGGTTAATCAGCGTAAGTTACGCTTACTTTTGGCCGTATCGTGAGTTTGTAGACATTCCTGGTAAACATGGAGCTGCTGGCGAGTATACTGGAGTCCGCCGAGGACATTACTGCCGCCGAGATCGCCCCGAGACCTTCGGAGATTAACGCATTTGCAAAAAGTGAATTCGAATGTTCCTCTTACGAtcggagagaaagaaagcggAAGTAATTTGAGGATGTACCAGGACCTACCAACGAAAGACACCCATTGGGGCGTGAGATACCGCAGGACCATCGGCAACGCGGCGTTTCCGTCGTCCGTGGTGAACGTTCCGTTGTAGCCCGGGACCATGGACCAGTCGGTGGCACGTGCGACCACCCCGATTACGGCCGATGGTACCGCGAGTATCAGGCAACCGAACATCGAGACGATTGATAGAGTCGTCGCAACGGAAGTGCTCTTGATACTCAGGATTCGTTGAAAGTAACCctgaagaagaggaaaaatgtataaacagTGTGTCAAATTTTTGCTACAACACTAAATTACcttctaataaataagtaaaataaacaaagattatctataattatttatatagtaattttcttcaaatgtCACACGAGACGTTTTTTGCAATAGTAGCGCAAGGCTCTAAGCTGCATGTTCGTTTCGTTTCAAGTCTCTCAAACGGATAATCTTTcggctatatatatacatacaatttgAGCTTCAACGTCGTTTACAAGTCACAGAAGAATCAATAAGTTATACCTGCCAAGGTATACCGCCAAACACCAGCAGCAGCATACCGTCCACCCACTCGCCCAGGTCCTCATTCTTCACGTGTCCCAGCCAGTCCTTCGTGGTCAGATTGTTTTCGAACGACACCGCGGGGTGCACCATGGAAAACGGCGCCGCTATCACCAAACCCACCAGGATGCACAGCAGTTGCAGCGCGTCGGTGCACGCCACGGAATACAGCCCGCCGAAGACCGTGTATCTGAAAGGCAGCACATTCCGATTTTCGCGTTTCTCGTCTCGCTTGTAATTCGGTCTCGCCAAGTTACGCATCGAGCGTCACCCTGGGCCGGTATTCCTATAGATCGTTCTTATTTAAGGTCTAAACCTTAAGTAAGTACCCTAAGTACACGCgttatttttagtataataatCACAGATGGGATCTCTGCAGCGCAGTATAAGTCAGTAAGTAGGTCCACTCCGTGTCGGCACTTTTGATCTGAAGTGAAATGGCCCACCATGATGTTGAGTGTGAAAATCGTATGTCTGTCCCCTTCTAATACGGAACAAATAGTGCTTGAGGTTCAACCAGACCTCGCCCGCGTGCAGTTAAAGGTTAAATACAATCTCAAGATATATTATGAATCAATTACGAAGCTGTACTAgcattttaagatatatactCAAGACTTGAAATAAGAACGGACGGATACGGGATCCTCTGTCTCTGTTAAAGCGTTGTCCTTACATGGCTGCCAAGAGCGCGGACGCGCAAACACTGATGTTCGGATCGACGCCGGCGACGACCGCCAGCGAGCTTCCCAGCGCTCTCAGGACGGCGCCGCACCAGAATAGATCGCCGCAGAGCGCCGGAAGGAAGAGCAAGCCTCCGACGCCCGCGCCGTATCGTTCTTGAAAGGGATCCAGCATCGTCACGTACTCGGCCTTCCTCATCGGGCGCACGAAGAGCAGGGCACCTGCGATGATTCGTCGTTTGGAAAGGTGAcgtttatcaaaatgattaAGCGCGGATAGAGCGAGGTCGGACTCGATAGATGATGTAAaggaaaatgtgaaaaattaagaGGAAGGACTCACTTGCGGTTTAATTATTCAAGAACCAGTTCTATTTTTACGATCGTTATAGTCGcgatattttctgttttaaagtATCTTTTGACATTTCCAGTGAATTGGGTTTACGGAGGTCGAATCGGGAGATCGTGCGACGTACCGAAAATCAGGCTGAGGCTGTACCCGATAGGCACTTGACACCAGGCTAGACCCCTCGTGAACATGGCCTCGGCGGTCCCGTTGACGAAGGCTCCTCCGACCCATGTCGCTGCACATATACAACGGTGAgtcgcaaaaatatttatatcccTTCAATTGTTGActtgaaattgatatttttttagaggaaattacgaaattattattgataagaATATATACGTTGGTTGCCTTAATTAAACCTTTTCATTCTCATGTATTGCGACAACTGTCGGGATTTGCTACGTCAACAATAAAGTACGTCGGCAGAATTTTTTGTCCGCGTAAGCTGCACACGTATAAATAGCGAAGCGAATGCATGGTAAATTATTCCTATCTCGTTGTCCGTTTATACGAAAAACGGGAGGGAAATGGGAAAGATAAACGAATTGGGAGGGACAGAGGAGGAGGGATGGGGGTGTGCTTGACATCGCGTTTTTCTACGGATGCATATCGCGGAGTGGTCATTACGGTAATGGAGAATGCAGAGATATATTCATTGCAGGGGAGACCAATGAGAAAATTTGAAACGATTGAGTGAAAACGAGGAACGAGATTATCAGGTGCGCGAGTAGTCCGTAAAAAGCAAAGTGGATCAGAAGAAAACGAGACGAAATCCACTTCAAAGTTATAAAAGGTCTTTCTTCTCGAAAATTGGGACTAGATTAAGATAGTGAAGCCCGGAAACATATCGGAGAGCGCGGAGcgagaattaattttgaataagaCAAGCATGGTGCAACCAATGTTCCCTTTTACGGCGTTACACTTTACAATGCAAGGCGGTTGACACATGTCGATATCGGGGTCGTGCTTTTTGCGAGATAATTTCGTAGAGTCTGACGGATATAACGAACTTGGAAAAGAGGCGGTTTCTCTCGGGCGCGGCAACTCGCGACAGATTATCAGCTCCGCGGAGTGATTTCAATGCCTGCAGAAGCTGACGTCTGCGCCGcagcaattttttaaagttatagaTTTTCCATCCACGAAATCGGGAATTAATTTTCAGTAATATCtctatgcattttttttaagcggCACAAAAAGATGGCACGACATGTATTAAACGTCGAGAAtgaagaaaatgtataaaataatagcacTTAATCAAATTCTCGTTGAGCAAAAATTGACTTCGAATCAGTCGTAGAGGAACTCGTAGATAGAGCTTGTAGGCATAATTTTTCATCGTTCTCTAATAATATCCATAATTTCAACGTCATGTAGATTGATCCTTGACCTTTCGAAACGTTCCGAAGCAGGAAATCCACATAATAGGTCTGTGTTCATTCTAATCGAGGTCACGCGTCTGGTGCGATAAATAGACGCATAACTTTTTTCGTAACAAATTTCGTTCATTGTTACATGAGCGAGAACATTAACtttcgcaaaaaaaatcaGGCAGGAaaattcttctattttaattaacgcaaAGCGAGTTTTGTCTCAATATCATCCGAACGCGGAATTGTCATCAAACGCGCAACGCGTAACGAAACGatcttacaaaatttatttatcttttcctTCTATTTGTGAAGATCCTTGGGTGACAATTACCGATAAGGGTGAGAACGCCGAGCAGGGGGCCGAGGCGTCGGTTCGCCAGCATCATGTCATCCTGTAGATGGCCCTGCGCGGCCTGCCTTCTCTTGAACGCCGCAGCCCATATGCCGACGGCCAGCACCGCGATGTAAAACACAATCACGCCGATTACGCCCGTCACGTACACCCCCATCCTCCTCGCCGCACCGTACGTGTTCGTTCTCGTCCGCTTCCGGATGTGAGCTCTGCAACTGAATGATTGATAGTAAGAGCAGCGTAATAACTATAGCGTCGCTAAACGTCTACAGAGAGTCGCAAAAGTCGTATTCCTCTCCCCTCCCTTGAACGTATTGACTTAATTTGATCACTGATTCAATTATCGGTGGTCCCATTTCTGGAAGAGGGTATTACGGGATCTCTATCGACAAGAACGTATTTCAAATTAAGCTCTCAACGGATACCGGCTAtatcgagaaataatttaatagttcTTTGCGTATTCGACACTTTTGATATGCTTTGGTAATTAGAGGCTCCTCTCGAGCTTCCCGATTATTGTACTCCTACTTTTTGAAACTCCTtgttagaattatttatttgtcgaaatttACAGTAGCTCCTAATAAGAGTCGTTTGATGCTagattcttttatttctttcaatagCTCTTTACGAGCAATTTTAAAGAAGCATTCAAGATGTTCCTCGTCATTGGTCGCAACATAGAACTATGTAACACAATAACAGCGCTGTAATGGTTAATAAACAACCGGATGTACGTTGTTAATAGTATTCGTCATACGAGATTATATGTGCATCGTGACAAGTTTGATTGCGCGTTTCGTGTAATATCCAATACgactgaatattttattattatcgtacaTCTCCGAGTGCTTCCCTTAACGGTATAATGTTTAACAAGTCTAATAATGGGACTATTACATTTGTCCGGCAATAGAGTAGCACGGAGGTACACACGGATTAATCGGATGTAAAGCCGCGCTCTCGCGATCGATACCGCGTTAATTATTCCGTCTCCTTGATTAACATTTGCCGTACATATAAGCCCGCGTAGGTACCGTCTCCGCTCGTTAGTCGATACAAGGAGCTTCTGgcctttgatatttaaaaaagttgataTCCGCCGTGGACCTTCGACAGAAAGGCAACACGTTCCCGGAGAGAAgagaacattaatattatcggaaatattaatttacatgtcGTATCACGTTACGTTAGCACACTGTTACCGTTCTGACCGCGTAAAACCGTCAAAAGAGATTCGATTTCATGTAGAAGCGTGTAGATGAACATGTATACTCCAATATACTTTTCTTctgtaaaaaagatatgtatagCGTTATACATATCTGTACCCTAAAGAATCGTATTTCCAGTTCTTGTCAAAATTagagttaatatatatttttccaatacaTATCAagagtttaaattatataatgataaatgaTCTTATGTCTATTATTACTAGTTCCCAAGACACAATGTTCAGAAAAAGTCGtattagaaattttcataGAGACAATGAGCTTTAAATCctgttttctctaaatttctaataatggAGATATACGATTCTTCACCTCTaaggtacatatatatatataaaatatatgaccCGAGTTGCATGACGTAAATatgacgtaaaaaaattacataatgaCGTCTACCAGACGTCACTATGTCTCTTAACGTCACCTCGCTACTTTGGAACGCAGGAAACTTAATCGATCTTTTAAGGGCAAATTTTACGGGACGATCAATATGATCTCTTTCCAAAGAAAGATCGCATGAAAAGTTACGCGACGCCGAGTTACACGTATCCTCCGatgtcgagagagagagagagagagctcttTTAGCCGCGCGCGGCAGCTTCTGTGACCGATGACATACAGGTTGACATTTACTATTGAACACATTTCGCGGGAGTCTGCGCCGAGAGAGGCGGCCCGTCGCGCAGAGAGAAGAGTTAATCGAGCGCGACACGGCAATCGCAATAACGCGGTTTAAAATTCAAGTGTGCCCCAGATATCGGACAGGATGGGTCGTGTAGGGTCGTGACCCGGGCTgaagcgcggcgcgcggcgcggagtCACGTATAAAGTTCAGCCGAATTCCGTGACGGTCCTGCATTATTAACTTGCGCTTAGAGACGGCGCTCCGCTCTCCGGGGCGAGAGAAGCTGACGTTGACGGACAGCTGGAGTACGTGCGCGCACACGTGTACGGAAGAACTTATTCGCACGCATGCACGAACGCGCGCGGAACGTAAGCGGGTTGCTCAatgagagagaggaaagaaagagcgaaggaaagatatatatttctgttcgCGATATTCGCTGAAGCTATCTCCGGCGGGGTAAGCGAATTTTCAAGTACGAGATGTCGAGGGAACGATGTCAACCCCTAAGTAAGGTGCCGGATGTTCGTGACGTTTCTGTCTCTCGCAAAATTTTCACGCAAAATTTAGACGGTATTATCGCGAACGTTTGAACCGAATTAAATTGGAACGCGCGTGTCGCGGACGCTCTTACAGTTCCGGCGTAAATAAAAACCGTTTggagattaaattattaaagttgcCGCGTATACGTTCGCGCATACGAGACGAGTGTTTGTTCCTCGTTTCTCGCAGTTCGAAAACTATCGGCACGTTCTCTTTTAAAACGCGCCTTTAACGTGGACAGTTTTAGAATACAACCGCGTCAATTGATGATCTATTTAACATCCGCGCTATATAGAGACGTATAGCACGGTTATATACTTAAACTTCAATAATCGATAAACACG
The nucleotide sequence above comes from Temnothorax longispinosus isolate EJ_2023e chromosome 4, Tlon_JGU_v1, whole genome shotgun sequence. Encoded proteins:
- the LOC139812250 gene encoding high-affinity choline transporter 1; translation: MGVYVTGVIGVIVFYIAVLAVGIWAAAFKRRQAAQGHLQDDMMLANRRLGPLLGVLTLIATWVGGAFVNGTAEAMFTRGLAWCQVPIGYSLSLIFGALLFVRPMRKAEYVTMLDPFQERYGAGVGGLLFLPALCGDLFWCGAVLRALGSSLAVVAGVDPNISVCASALLAAIYTVFGGLYSVACTDALQLLCILVGLVIAAPFSMVHPAVSFENNLTTKDWLGHVKNEDLGEWVDGMLLLVFGGIPWQGYFQRILSIKSTSVATTLSIVSMFGCLILAVPSAVIGVVARATDWSMVPGYNGTFTTDDGNAALPMVLRYLTPQWVSFVGLGAISAAVMSSADSSILASSSMFTRNVYKLTIRPKASERELNWVLRISVIAVSILSTLVALTVSSVYYLSYLCSDLVYVVLFPQLLAVIHWPSMVDTYGCLAGYFIAIVLRLGGGERGLGILPLIEYPFYDKRTRTQKFPFRTAVMIIALFTQLFTSFLARTLLGKGYFPQCCDVLNIYSPGKSKESSGVVQSSSGAALMDSSSKSTSGIDSCDGVGTYVYDDERTCGHEDATDRGDGDAMIVSNLASPKMKNIGTIMPRANHNMPSQQNLRSAVPTPARHVSMASPLYTPILPLQNDACRDQILAVRNLRSPTIGPQILSPTRSIGIPATPIAPCAPSYAKVGCELGPSSDKTRNNDRISIVDRSNMEYNANAQENPPASVGPRKCVKGVKLVGMEGGTLRRPSLQLPVHSSHETAFSVASPQSTFSPTPSVELVNILERRQSNGSFGPGSLSPVPAAGVEACKTHGTASEGQTGNEHCKIKRGIVRHHSFNDTGDRSLTTLARQPNYPSMPLRPEDCRMTLARKDKRLATIGRHSSMNETELSSHTSSMIVSPTFSMYNTAAKSSNYFVTDDEAISRF